One region of Prosthecobacter debontii genomic DNA includes:
- a CDS encoding tetratricopeptide repeat protein produces the protein MDSALLAEVRQNYEAGRYLDACRVALKAGPLQAWAGPEALTLGFRLAGNLGASRLADLLITRAYREAPAHPEAVVHYGYHVRNEQGHLAAWQHALKAESSPGIGGQALADLKTIRAITAGTYRDFETAWKLWQEAFALCPDRAWLLVEKASILQCEEKRLEALEALDEALHTRPWFRPAVQHRGRMLHLLGRADEAVQFLTEASQHLQSYAVTAQLMSLKRELDDHAGMAELADRVEAESLLLDSAGQAWLQSYRADIFHLKGDYPKAAEYAEAVGNDYYTGFATRLKQASSPGKRVRLPFEFVHQKHNTCAPATLAAIAHFWQVPITMEQIVDAICYDGTYDHTARTWCEANGFACREFRVTTDAVRLLIDAGVPFELSTVDVGNAHAQAVIGYDELRETIFIQDPSEPHYREVPAEAFLANYALTGPRGMVIVPAEKATWLNRLELPEAEIHDLNYRFSQALSKYDRETAVTTLQTMESLDSSHRLVLLGRLSLASFDGNDVAKLEGLDRLLEAFPRDPRLIYWKMMVLRSIGHRDARLELLRDVSFNHPALLREWGVELMSDAQDWPKARRILWRAHALMPSDGLLLVRLADLMRRTRECEEAEILQYYRFAAAFSDKVEGYAQQWFSYAVSQKRGEEALQWLQRRVRDYGAKSGAPAITLMQALDMLGREEIVDVVREAVALRPADGELLLELAKMETRLGDHAEAATVLERARGQVLPGSWLRARIALHRRCGEHAEEVRLWRQILEQEPLALDAHHALARELAASQGNAEAITHLQAVCGLFPHHYGLGQLLVGWLKDADLQKALDHVESMITLHPTDPWGHREKALILVEMGRSAAALAAAEKACVVAPDQSASHSVLGTALTLAGREAEAVQAQRQAVRMNVNYAPAFGEMLSLMTGTEAKRAELAFIRTEMIRQVLDGNALHAYRALAFTVLAPEELVIELREIWQARPDLWEAWSVLILQLLDASGHREEATQLARQAVERFPLFPAAWSDLATVLRLDGDHDGAIQAATKATQLNPDWAEAWRLLADYQDDAGRGDEALATLRRAIVRLPLEMSLKAALATLLWRKEQREEAWDMATKAAQTDPGQDWAWNFLKAWAGILQRQDQLLEMARTLTEQRPLEARSWHVYSNLLPLERVTEILAALDRAIELNPRLIDAMDHRADILARLGRLDEAEASLRRSFQDEAAMPFNIRGRLAWLKAVRGDAKAAMQQMKDIVEVHRDYYWGWEMIANWAEQSGQLKPWREAAEQMIRLSPRSSAPYCTAADAELHDHQQEAGIELLKRALHIDPTVPYAAHRLLGYYWEKKDIAALHEAATALMPDGTVGLIRRTYLMLAAAHAGDLDGVREHLMALATQPDMLGPLLSLMLDYFQQHNRRCLAVLDEVLVQVVKEDTIGPAFAILWTQRESQKKNWLAWIQLARWMPRLGARLDPAVSVYLEMNGEARQADPAVVQWIQRCDAEMRRRSEIWGKVSYALTNSQAYRPCVDWMWQDYKRPDAEAWMLSNLVTSLRCCRRNRDASEVSQHVVREGMRDHTWLLHVSHAALGYAHQGAYVDCKKLLDENDFSQAPMELRLLNLTSRALCDVMPVTPDQGRFWFKQFIAAAKKLVQGQPLSVESQRDYEEAVEKMKSHTGMAVRSWQKPKPYVPPREVPDSNSVFPRIVIGIMIFIAFQAVRNCATSPSTRYNTRETERILNEFHSRSEGGNKSAYPLSPTLTPRLPVDDRLAPSFAPKVPVDNPRFTPPSESRSFPSILEESF, from the coding sequence GTGGACTCTGCTCTACTGGCTGAGGTCCGTCAAAATTATGAGGCGGGTAGATATCTGGATGCCTGCCGCGTAGCTTTGAAGGCTGGGCCTCTTCAGGCATGGGCAGGCCCAGAGGCATTGACGCTCGGTTTCCGGCTCGCTGGCAATCTAGGGGCATCACGTTTGGCAGACCTGCTGATCACCCGTGCCTATCGTGAGGCTCCGGCGCATCCAGAGGCCGTGGTGCATTACGGGTATCATGTCCGCAATGAGCAGGGCCATCTGGCCGCTTGGCAGCATGCGCTGAAGGCGGAGTCCTCGCCGGGGATCGGGGGGCAGGCGCTTGCTGATCTGAAAACCATTCGGGCGATCACGGCAGGCACATATCGAGACTTTGAAACGGCGTGGAAGCTATGGCAGGAAGCCTTCGCGCTCTGTCCTGATCGGGCTTGGTTGCTGGTTGAAAAAGCGAGCATTCTTCAGTGCGAAGAAAAGCGTCTTGAGGCTTTGGAGGCTCTAGATGAGGCACTTCATACCCGACCCTGGTTTCGTCCGGCGGTACAGCATCGCGGCCGCATGCTTCACCTGCTCGGTCGTGCGGATGAAGCCGTTCAATTCCTCACGGAGGCCTCGCAACACCTTCAAAGTTATGCCGTGACGGCTCAGTTGATGAGCTTGAAACGTGAGCTGGATGATCATGCCGGCATGGCCGAGTTGGCGGATCGTGTCGAGGCTGAATCGTTGCTGTTAGATTCTGCTGGGCAGGCCTGGTTGCAATCCTATCGTGCCGATATCTTCCATCTGAAGGGGGACTACCCCAAGGCCGCCGAATATGCTGAAGCGGTCGGCAATGACTACTACACAGGCTTTGCAACGCGCTTGAAGCAGGCCTCAAGCCCCGGTAAGCGCGTGCGTCTGCCTTTTGAGTTTGTGCATCAAAAACACAACACCTGCGCCCCGGCGACCTTGGCCGCGATCGCTCATTTCTGGCAGGTGCCCATCACCATGGAGCAGATCGTGGACGCGATTTGTTACGATGGCACTTATGATCATACCGCACGTACTTGGTGCGAGGCCAACGGTTTCGCCTGTCGGGAGTTCCGCGTCACCACGGATGCCGTAAGGTTGCTCATTGACGCTGGAGTGCCTTTTGAACTGAGCACTGTGGATGTAGGCAATGCCCATGCTCAAGCGGTGATTGGTTACGACGAACTGCGCGAGACGATTTTCATTCAAGATCCCAGCGAACCACATTACCGAGAAGTTCCGGCTGAAGCTTTCCTAGCCAATTATGCTCTCACGGGGCCGCGTGGCATGGTTATCGTTCCGGCAGAAAAAGCAACGTGGTTGAATCGTCTGGAACTCCCTGAAGCGGAGATTCACGACCTCAATTATCGTTTCAGCCAAGCGCTCTCTAAATATGACCGCGAGACGGCGGTGACGACGTTGCAAACCATGGAGTCTCTGGATTCCAGCCATCGTTTGGTACTGTTGGGGCGTTTATCCTTGGCCTCTTTTGACGGCAACGATGTGGCCAAGCTGGAAGGTCTGGATCGCTTGCTGGAGGCTTTCCCTCGCGATCCGCGTTTGATCTACTGGAAAATGATGGTGCTGCGCTCCATCGGGCACCGTGACGCGCGACTGGAGCTGCTCCGTGATGTCAGTTTCAATCACCCGGCTTTGCTGCGTGAATGGGGGGTGGAGCTGATGAGTGATGCCCAGGATTGGCCGAAGGCTCGGCGCATCCTATGGCGGGCGCATGCCTTGATGCCATCAGATGGCCTGCTGCTCGTCCGTCTGGCCGATCTCATGCGTCGCACGCGTGAGTGCGAGGAGGCTGAAATCCTACAATACTATCGTTTCGCGGCTGCCTTCTCTGACAAGGTTGAAGGCTATGCCCAGCAATGGTTCAGCTACGCCGTTAGCCAAAAGCGCGGTGAAGAAGCGCTTCAGTGGCTGCAACGGCGGGTGCGGGATTACGGTGCGAAATCCGGTGCCCCGGCCATCACCCTTATGCAGGCCCTGGACATGTTAGGTCGGGAGGAAATCGTGGATGTGGTTCGTGAGGCAGTGGCGTTGCGTCCAGCGGATGGTGAATTGCTGCTGGAGCTCGCCAAGATGGAAACCCGCCTGGGTGATCATGCCGAGGCTGCTACTGTGCTGGAGCGGGCCCGTGGACAAGTGCTGCCGGGCTCATGGCTGCGCGCACGCATCGCGCTTCATCGCCGCTGTGGTGAGCATGCGGAGGAGGTCAGGCTTTGGCGTCAGATTCTGGAGCAGGAGCCCTTGGCTTTGGATGCGCATCATGCCCTGGCTCGTGAGCTGGCCGCTTCTCAGGGGAATGCAGAGGCAATCACACATCTTCAAGCTGTATGTGGTCTTTTTCCACATCACTATGGACTCGGGCAACTGCTGGTCGGGTGGCTGAAGGATGCAGACCTTCAGAAAGCTCTGGACCATGTGGAAAGCATGATCACGCTACATCCGACGGATCCGTGGGGTCATCGAGAGAAGGCTTTGATTCTAGTCGAAATGGGCCGTTCTGCAGCGGCTCTGGCTGCGGCTGAAAAAGCCTGTGTCGTAGCACCGGATCAATCAGCGAGCCACTCTGTGTTAGGCACCGCCCTGACCTTAGCTGGGCGAGAAGCCGAGGCCGTGCAAGCCCAGCGTCAAGCCGTGCGGATGAATGTAAACTATGCACCTGCTTTCGGTGAGATGCTTAGCCTGATGACGGGCACTGAAGCAAAGCGAGCCGAGCTCGCTTTCATCCGCACAGAGATGATCCGGCAGGTCCTGGATGGCAATGCCCTGCATGCTTATCGTGCACTCGCTTTCACCGTCCTGGCCCCTGAAGAACTTGTCATCGAGCTGCGGGAAATCTGGCAAGCTCGGCCGGATCTTTGGGAGGCATGGTCGGTATTGATCCTGCAGCTGTTGGATGCCAGTGGTCATCGAGAGGAAGCGACCCAATTGGCTCGACAGGCTGTAGAGCGTTTTCCATTATTCCCTGCCGCGTGGTCTGATCTGGCGACGGTTTTGCGCCTGGATGGCGATCATGATGGAGCCATCCAAGCGGCGACAAAAGCCACGCAATTGAATCCAGACTGGGCGGAAGCTTGGCGTCTGCTGGCCGATTATCAGGATGATGCCGGTCGTGGTGATGAAGCACTAGCCACGCTCAGGAGGGCGATCGTCAGGCTGCCTCTGGAGATGAGCCTGAAAGCAGCCCTCGCTACTTTGTTGTGGCGTAAGGAGCAGCGCGAAGAAGCCTGGGACATGGCCACGAAAGCGGCTCAAACGGACCCTGGACAGGATTGGGCCTGGAACTTCCTGAAAGCGTGGGCCGGCATCCTCCAGCGGCAGGATCAGTTATTGGAGATGGCGAGAACCTTGACCGAGCAGCGCCCTCTGGAGGCGCGCTCCTGGCATGTTTATTCCAATCTCTTACCCTTGGAGCGGGTGACAGAAATTTTGGCCGCTCTGGATCGGGCTATCGAGCTGAATCCCCGCCTAATCGATGCCATGGATCATCGGGCAGACATCTTGGCGCGTCTCGGTCGCTTGGATGAAGCGGAAGCGTCTCTTCGCCGATCCTTCCAAGACGAAGCGGCCATGCCCTTCAATATCCGAGGCCGTCTCGCCTGGCTAAAGGCTGTGCGAGGAGATGCCAAAGCTGCCATGCAGCAGATGAAGGACATCGTCGAGGTGCATCGAGATTACTATTGGGGCTGGGAGATGATTGCAAATTGGGCCGAGCAATCCGGTCAATTGAAGCCTTGGCGCGAGGCGGCTGAACAAATGATTCGCCTCAGCCCGAGGTCATCCGCTCCCTATTGCACGGCGGCGGACGCCGAGCTGCATGATCACCAGCAAGAGGCGGGAATTGAGCTTTTAAAAAGGGCTTTGCACATCGATCCAACAGTGCCTTATGCAGCGCATCGTTTGTTAGGTTACTATTGGGAGAAAAAGGACATCGCTGCCTTGCATGAAGCCGCGACTGCGCTGATGCCAGATGGCACGGTCGGTTTGATTCGGCGAACTTATCTGATGCTGGCTGCTGCACATGCGGGAGATCTGGATGGTGTCCGTGAGCATCTGATGGCTTTAGCCACCCAGCCCGACATGTTGGGGCCGCTGCTTTCTCTGATGTTGGATTACTTTCAGCAGCACAACCGTCGCTGCCTGGCGGTGTTGGATGAGGTGCTGGTGCAGGTGGTCAAGGAAGATACGATTGGCCCTGCCTTCGCTATCCTCTGGACTCAAAGGGAAAGTCAAAAGAAGAACTGGCTGGCCTGGATTCAGCTGGCCCGGTGGATGCCCAGACTTGGGGCCCGGTTGGATCCCGCCGTCTCGGTTTACCTGGAGATGAACGGTGAAGCCCGGCAAGCTGATCCTGCTGTGGTGCAGTGGATTCAGCGCTGCGATGCCGAGATGCGTCGTCGGAGTGAGATCTGGGGAAAAGTGAGCTATGCCCTCACGAACAGCCAGGCTTATCGCCCTTGTGTGGATTGGATGTGGCAAGACTACAAGCGGCCGGATGCCGAAGCTTGGATGTTGAGTAATCTCGTCACCAGTCTGCGCTGCTGCCGGCGCAACCGTGATGCGTCTGAGGTCAGTCAGCATGTGGTGCGTGAGGGCATGAGGGATCATACCTGGCTGCTGCATGTGAGTCATGCCGCCTTGGGTTATGCCCATCAGGGGGCGTATGTAGATTGTAAAAAACTGCTCGATGAGAATGACTTTTCCCAAGCACCGATGGAACTCCGGCTATTGAATCTCACGTCCCGTGCTCTGTGTGATGTCATGCCCGTGACGCCAGACCAAGGCCGCTTTTGGTTCAAGCAATTCATCGCCGCGGCGAAGAAGCTGGTTCAAGGCCAGCCTCTATCGGTGGAATCCCAGCGGGATTATGAAGAAGCTGTCGAGAAAATGAAAAGCCACACTGGAATGGCGGTCAGATCTTGGCAAAAACCGAAGCCTTATGTGCCCCCCAGAGAGGTGCCTGACAGCAACTCTGTTTTCCCTCGGATCGTCATCGGCATCATGATTTTTATTGCGTTCCAAGCCGTCCGCAATTGCGCAACTTCTCCCTCGACACGTTACAACACTCGCGAGACCGAGAGGATCTTGAACGAATTCCATTCGAGATCTGAAGGTGGAAACAAATCCGCTTATCCGCTTTCTCCTACCCTGACGCCAAGGCTACCTGTGGATGATCGGCTTGCTCCCAGCTTCGCTCCCAAGGTTCCTGTCGATAATCCCCGATTCACCCCACCGTCTGAATCTCGCTCTTTTCCTTCCATTCTCGAAGAGTCCTTCTAG
- a CDS encoding sulfatase family protein yields the protein MKRLLFTLCSLLALTAPILSAAEASRPNVLFIIFDDWGWRDAGAYGSTWVKTPNFDRIAKEGILFKNAYTSNPKCSPCRASILTGRNTWQLEEASCHNGLFPAKFAVYPDLIEASGYSIGLTGKGWGPGDFKHSGRVNNPAGPSFDEHKIVPPAKGIGQNDYSKNFDAFLTQRDKGKPFCFWMGFQEPHRAYELDSGVRLGKKLEEVVVPPYFPDTSIVRGDLADYAVEVEYADAHIGRAIEALEKAGALDNTLIVVTSDHGMPFPYVKGQIHEDGFHLPLAMRWGQGIKAGRVVEDFINVRDFAPTFMELAGLKPHEQMTGKSLLGILKSDQSGFIENREVMLAGKERHDLGRPNDWGYPVRAIRTKDYLYVHNFNPERWPAGNPETDYGNCDPSPTKELLKALGGTYYDMSFGKRPADELYDLKSDPEGVINLANDLAHAPVMNELREKMMTMLKEEGDPRALGNGAIFDTYKYLASRKKGYETWLKAQDEAMTEAIKAKAVEVDTKHRARPNKAKPRPVP from the coding sequence ATGAAACGCCTTCTCTTCACCTTGTGTTCTTTGCTGGCCCTGACGGCTCCGATTTTGTCGGCCGCTGAGGCCTCTCGGCCTAACGTGTTGTTCATTATCTTTGATGACTGGGGCTGGCGTGATGCTGGTGCCTATGGTTCCACCTGGGTTAAGACGCCGAACTTTGATCGCATCGCCAAAGAAGGGATTCTTTTCAAAAATGCTTATACATCCAATCCCAAGTGCAGCCCATGTCGCGCCAGCATTCTGACGGGACGCAATACTTGGCAGCTCGAAGAAGCCTCCTGCCACAACGGTCTCTTTCCGGCCAAATTCGCCGTCTATCCCGATCTGATCGAAGCTTCGGGTTACTCCATTGGCCTCACGGGGAAAGGCTGGGGCCCTGGCGACTTCAAGCACAGCGGACGCGTGAACAATCCTGCAGGACCGAGTTTCGACGAGCATAAGATCGTTCCGCCCGCGAAAGGCATCGGCCAAAATGATTACAGCAAGAACTTCGATGCATTTTTAACTCAACGGGATAAGGGCAAGCCCTTCTGTTTCTGGATGGGTTTTCAAGAGCCCCATCGTGCCTATGAACTCGATTCCGGTGTGCGATTGGGCAAGAAATTGGAAGAGGTGGTGGTGCCTCCTTACTTTCCTGACACCTCCATCGTGCGCGGTGATCTCGCCGATTATGCCGTGGAAGTGGAGTATGCCGATGCCCACATTGGCCGTGCGATTGAAGCCCTCGAAAAAGCAGGCGCACTCGACAACACACTCATCGTCGTGACTTCCGATCACGGTATGCCGTTCCCCTATGTGAAGGGGCAGATTCATGAGGATGGCTTCCATCTGCCTCTGGCCATGCGTTGGGGTCAGGGCATCAAGGCTGGCCGTGTGGTGGAGGACTTCATCAACGTGCGCGACTTTGCCCCTACATTTATGGAACTTGCGGGTCTCAAGCCCCACGAGCAGATGACAGGCAAAAGCCTCTTGGGCATCCTCAAGTCCGACCAATCTGGGTTCATCGAAAATCGCGAAGTGATGCTCGCCGGTAAAGAACGGCATGACCTGGGACGGCCTAACGACTGGGGTTATCCCGTGCGAGCCATCCGCACCAAGGACTATCTCTACGTGCATAACTTCAATCCCGAGCGCTGGCCTGCGGGCAATCCTGAAACCGACTACGGCAACTGTGATCCCAGCCCCACCAAAGAGCTGCTGAAGGCACTCGGCGGCACTTACTACGACATGTCCTTCGGCAAACGTCCAGCCGACGAATTGTATGATCTGAAGAGCGATCCCGAAGGTGTGATCAACCTTGCCAATGACTTGGCGCATGCCCCGGTGATGAATGAACTGCGCGAAAAGATGATGACGATGCTCAAGGAAGAGGGAGACCCGCGTGCACTCGGTAACGGGGCCATCTTTGACACCTACAAGTATCTGGCGAGCCGCAAGAAGGGTTATGAAACCTGGCTCAAAGCTCAGGACGAGGCGATGACCGAAGCCATCAAAGCCAAAGCTGTGGAGGTGGACACCAAACATCGCGCTCGCCCCAATAAAGCCAAGCCTCGGCCCGTGCCTTGA